In Wolinella succinogenes DSM 1740, a single genomic region encodes these proteins:
- the fliI gene encoding flagellar protein export ATPase FliI: MPLYALREKLGKKSLSPTFGTVVKVSSGAIVVVGLRPSVGDIVRIIQGENHHESMGMVTVVESESFTVSPFSFIEGSKVGDRVYLNNRGLQIPVGAGLLGRVVDPLGRPIDGAGEILGTEYAPIIKPPIAAMKRGMIDEVFSVGVKSIDGLLTCGKGQKLGIFAGSGVGKSTLMGMIVKGASAPIKVIALIGERGREVPEFIEKNLGGNLENTVLVVATSDDSPLMRKYGAFSAMSVAEYFKARGEDVLFMMDSVTRFAMAQREIGLALGEPPTSKGYPPSVLTLLPQLMERAGKEEGHGSITAFFTVLVEGDDMGDPIADQSRSILDGHIVLSRELTDFGIYPPINILNSASRLMNDVSTKDHVLAARKFRRLYSLLKENEVLIRIGAYQKGNDRELDEAIEKKERMEGYLKQNFDENWEFEKSVSELVTLMG; the protein is encoded by the coding sequence ATGCCCTTGTATGCCCTTCGTGAGAAATTGGGGAAAAAGTCCCTCTCTCCCACCTTTGGAACAGTTGTCAAAGTCTCTTCGGGGGCGATTGTGGTGGTGGGGCTCAGGCCCTCAGTGGGAGACATTGTGCGAATCATTCAGGGCGAGAATCACCACGAAAGCATGGGCATGGTGACGGTGGTGGAATCAGAGAGCTTCACCGTCTCGCCTTTCTCCTTTATCGAGGGGAGCAAGGTGGGTGATCGAGTCTATCTGAATAATAGAGGTCTTCAGATTCCTGTGGGAGCGGGACTTCTTGGAAGGGTGGTTGATCCATTGGGACGACCTATTGATGGGGCGGGGGAGATTCTTGGCACGGAATATGCCCCCATCATCAAACCTCCCATTGCCGCGATGAAGCGAGGAATGATCGATGAGGTCTTTAGCGTGGGGGTGAAGAGCATCGATGGGCTCCTCACTTGCGGTAAAGGTCAAAAATTGGGAATCTTCGCGGGAAGCGGCGTGGGGAAGAGCACACTTATGGGGATGATCGTCAAAGGAGCGAGTGCACCCATCAAGGTGATTGCCCTCATTGGAGAGCGTGGGCGAGAGGTGCCCGAGTTCATTGAAAAGAATCTAGGGGGGAATCTAGAAAACACGGTTTTGGTGGTGGCCACTAGTGACGATTCTCCTCTTATGCGTAAATATGGAGCTTTTAGTGCGATGAGCGTGGCGGAGTATTTCAAAGCACGCGGAGAGGATGTGCTCTTTATGATGGATTCGGTCACTCGATTCGCCATGGCGCAACGCGAGATCGGTCTAGCTCTAGGCGAGCCCCCCACGAGCAAGGGCTATCCTCCCTCTGTCCTCACGCTTTTGCCTCAGCTCATGGAGCGCGCGGGCAAAGAGGAGGGGCATGGTTCGATCACTGCTTTTTTCACCGTGCTGGTGGAGGGGGATGACATGGGCGATCCTATCGCTGATCAGAGTCGAAGCATCCTAGATGGACATATTGTCCTCTCTAGGGAGCTGACTGATTTTGGAATCTATCCTCCCATCAATATCCTCAACTCCGCCTCCAGGCTCATGAATGACGTGAGCACCAAAGATCATGTGCTAGCCGCTCGCAAGTTTCGACGCCTCTATTCGCTCCTCAAGGAGAATGAGGTTTTGATTCGAATCGGCGCCTATCAAAAGGGCAATGATAGAGAGTTGGATGAGGCGATTGAGAAAAAAGAGAGGATGGAGGGTTATCTAAAGCAGAACTTCGATGAGAATTGGGAGTTTGAAAAGAGCGTCAGTGAGCTGGTGACGCTCATGGGATAG